The following nucleotide sequence is from Ornithodoros turicata isolate Travis chromosome 2, ASM3712646v1, whole genome shotgun sequence.
CTGCCGTAACGGACAGATTAACGACTGAGAAAATAACTGCCATATAGTCGTGTGTCGTGTTGCCCTTCGTTTGAGGACAGTGACATTTTCCCCCCCACTTAGGATGTGTTTTCAGGAGAAACACGTTCATAAAACAGTCTCGAGACCGATGGGCAACGCACCATCACACCTAGATTTACACAAATTACAAAATCAAGCTCCGTAATAATTGCACTACCAAACTACCAAGACAGGATAACTCATACATTTGCAGGAACAGTTGTGCTTTAACATAGTACCACGATATATATAAATCGTAAAAGTACGTAAGAATTCAAAAAACATCGACCCATAAAAGCACAATCAATTAAGACCATAGCACTCAGACTCGTGATGACGCAGTGCATATTGAATCTATGAAcgcttattttatttcttcctccattttctgttttcgttaaaaccaaccaaccaaagtAATAACACACGCATGAATGCATACACGTGGATATTATACAAGCAATAATATAAGTAATTCGAAGACGAAAAATCAAACGTGAAGACAAATTGGCGGTTACACAGTCATGCAATCAAATGCGACTGGGGGCAATCGGCCCCTATACGTTATCGCTcccacagaatgtacccgacaGAGAAATCATATTCTTGAAGATTAGGTCCTGCAAGAGTACTCTCTGCTTAACAAGTTCACATCTGTCGAGATGTTGCGCAGGGCTGTGATCGGGAAGCTGCCGAGACAGCATTGGTTGACGAAACGGTTTCGTTGTGCACACAACGACGCACAAACTTCTTCAACAGATTTACGTGGAATACTTGCTTTGTGGCTCCCACGTCCACTTCGTAGTCCACATCCCAcatcagtggcggatccaaggggggaggggcggttgggcgatccccccccccccctaaaacgtcagtttatacattggatttccctctcccccctctCCCACTCCgtgctccgacaaagaaacagcccccccccccaccccaccaaaccgagggtctggatccgcccctgtccctcatcatcatcatcatcatccattcatctatgttgttgttatAGTCCACTGTACCCTTTCTGGCCGTCCCTGTAAAGGGGCCTTTCCAATGCCTAAATAATTTATTATTGTCTGTTTGAAAGTTTGAAATAGCACTGCATTTCATCTCCTGGGGAAAGTTTGCGCTCGCGGGCTTTCACATTGTAGTTCTTGCGGTGTCTTGAAATTCGTCCCTTTGTGGTGGCTTTCTGACAGTTGCTCTTCTGCTTCTCAGTCTGCTCAAGGGCTGAGATAGGTGTTTTTCTTGTCGCAGGTATTTGACCAGTTTCGGGCCATGCAGCGGCAGCTGCATGAGTCGCAGTGGGCAGCATATACGGTGCAGCGTGTGTTTGGGgagattcaattcaatttattggTTTACCACATTACATAGTGGGACAGCAAAGCTAAAATTTATCGGAAGTAACCTGAACAAGGCCATATTGCTGCTGAGCACTATAAAGACGAGGGCATAGAGTGGGACACAACAcatgcgctaacttccaacacttTAATGATGCCCGACAGGTTTCATTAAAGTGTTTCCCTCTCTTATGTCATCGTCTTTATAGCGCTCAGCAGCAATATGGTctcataccaacaagcccaaattccGTCACTCTTCTTGAACAAGGCTCTGCCGCCCAAAGTTTCAGCAGCATACATCATGCAATATATTATACATACAAACCAAAAATAACAATCACTATTTATGTCAAGCGTGCATCAAGATTCATGATTCAATATTCGTCAAGATGCAGAGATCATCGTATTTATATCAAGATCTGCACCTCTTTAGAGTAATCTCATTTACCGTCAATGTCAAAGTAAGCGATGTCATATTTTAGGAAAAattcttcccgggaacagcactgCAATAAAGGGTACTGCCCCTGGTTTCGCCTGCATGGTTGTACACACCATTGTAGTAACAAATAGAGCGACGTTATTCTCAAATTCAAATTCTCAAATTTTACTTTATGCGCCCACGAACAGCGGTAGCCTTAGTAATGGTGCACAACTCAACTGATGGAAGACTGGCAATTAACAAGTAAAAAGTCATAGTTCTTGGAGCGTCCTATTGTGTGTCATATTGACAGCGGTCTGCAGCGGCACCCCTTCCCCTTTTATTCTGCTGCGAAATAATTCGGAAGCCCCTAGTATTtaatttatttctttattctgGGAATGAAAGAGGGTTGAGTAGCCTTTACTGCTTTGATCATTGCTCCCACATTTTTTCCGAACTCCAAGCCTGAAAGTGGACAATGAGACGTTTGAATTCGCTTACAGATAAAGACATTGTCACAGGAATATATTTTGGAGGTTGTTTTGAACCTtctccctttttatttttttacacggATAAAGAAAGAAACGTTCAGAGAATTTCCTTCACTGTCAGCGGCAGCGTTGCGCTGATTGTCTAAACGGGCTGAACTGCACGGGCTTGCCcgaaaacccgagcccggcccgtgGGCCGTGCCGGGTAAACCTTTCTTTTTGCGGGCCTGGGCTTTGCTTGGGTTTGACCATTATGGGCCCGGGTCCGTACATTGCCGCTCTAGGTTGGATTCGAGCTGTATCACCCCTCTGTTATTAGTTATCACGCtcaaattttacagcctgataCATGGGCCGGGTTGCCTACAAATTTATCGGGCCGGGCTTGGCCCGAGGAACTTAGAATCCTTCGGGCTTGGGCCGGGCGGTTAAATCAAAGGAAGGTCGGGCTCGGACCGGGCCTAGAACCAAAactgcggcccgtgcagtgctctagtctgACCACGGCAAACACTGTAGCGAACACTAGCGAACACATATGGCGGACACATCTATTTCTGGTTTCATGCGCCGGCGGCGTACACGCCATCTTCCGAACATACTCTAAACTAGTGAGCGGCCACTAATGTGTACGAACTACTGCTTCGTACGAATTGCTAGAAAAAAcacgcatttttttctttgttgttcatTAGTAGACACATGAGAATATTAAGGTTGGTAGGGAACAGGTTTTAATGTAAAGTGCGGAGCATTCACGCAGGACAGCGCGGTCTTAGCATTCTTACAATGGCGGCGGAGAGCGAAAAGAAGCCTTCGAAGAAGGAAGAAATTAAACGTCAAGCCCAAGAACAGAATATAATAGATGGGTTCAATCAACTACGGCAGGAACAACGCTCACTTACAGCAAAACTTATTGAGCTCGAAATGGATCTCAACGAACACACGTGAGTTAATTCCACAACCCTTCTTCGAAGCAGGTGCTCTGTCGGTTGCGGCGCTAGACTTTGTGTGTGGATGAATTTCTTGTCTGAACCGACGAGTggtatatgtataaatattatTTGCATACATACCACTGTGGTAGAATTTTGCAAACGACGCGATCGCCTAAAACGGTGTGCTATAAAAGTGATGCGCCGAGTACCATATTCATCCACCACATGGTTGGTGTTCCAAATGACAATTCTGCACGTGCACTATAGCCGTGTTCAACCTACTAACGGCATGTCTCGCGCTGTAgaggagcccccccccccccccccttaataTTTATTTATCCTATAGCAACATGTAACGCCTTCACTGGGCGCCGACATTAAAACTGTTCGTTTACGTCGAGCTATTGCGATATACACGCTGTGTGTGCAAATAAAGTCTACCCACGTCTGTGCACATAACCCGTTGCAGGGATACTTGATTTTTACGCCCTGAACAgagtgtgtgcagataaactccACTGGCTCTCAGGTACAGGTtggggcaaaagtttacggaacgcgcgagcggtgcACTTTTTCTggggtacgacaccctagcggccaccggaagcgggtgagttcactgtttcggaggggttgAAAGATGCGCTGTTAGTGACACACAGTGGTAGCTTCCACATCCCAGACACACCCAAGCCCCCAAGCGACACTGGAACTACCACtctgtgtcgctaacagcgcatgcTTTCACCTCTCCGAAGCAGTCAACTCACCCTCTTCCGCCGACCGCTTGGGTGtagcaccgaagaaaaagtacgccgcacgcgtattccgtaaacttttgtcccaacctgtacgtgTGCAAATACCAGTGGAGGTTATTTGCACACATCGTGTATATCTGTGGTTGTACACACCATTGTAGAAACGAATAGAGCGACGTTATAGTTCTTGGAGGGTCCTGTTGTAAACAACTTATTGGTATATACTGCCTCTGTTTGTTTTTTCGCAAATGTTAATTATGTAAACTCGGTTAAAAGAAACCGTGCTGAATGCCTTTGGGAAGACAAGCATTTACACATCTATTACACTGAGATAGGAATCTGAGGCAGTGTAAAATAGGTATACAGTGCACAAAAACACAGGACGAGGAGAGAGAGCACAGGACGCAGCGCTTGTGTCCAGTGCTTGTCAAGCGTAAAGTAGCTCACACGATAAAtaaacgagaaaaaaagaaaaaaacacttgGGCGAGTGATTTATATTCCATACTAGTGATTTATCGGAGTGGTGAGCGTGCAGACATTTTTCATGTACATCTGCTTGACAATTCTCTGGCAGAACTTTGTCCTGATGAGCAGCACTATAGCAAGCCGTCACACATACCTTATAGGCGTATGGTGTTTCTGTGCCAAATTTGAGCTGTAAGTTCACAGTGATAGCATCCATTCCCTTGCCTTGAATGATTGGTGAATTGTTTCTGTTCGCAGTCTTGTTGCAGATGCGCTCCAGAAGGTCGACGGTGACAGGAGGTGCTACAGGATGATTGGTGATGTCTTAGTAGAGAGGACCGTGAAAGAAATTCTACCGGCTGTTGTATCAAACAAAGAAAAGGTAAGAATCATATATCACTCCGGATGTCCCCTTGGACCTGCATATGTATGCACTTCCGTTCAAAATTTCTCTGATGTTGTCACTGGCACTTTATATAGCAGCAACCCCTACTTTGTTCATTCTTTTGTGTTTGTGGTGCTTACAATATCAGTAACTGTTATACACATAGCCCACATGATAGCCATAAGAGCATAAGTAAGCATCACTCATGGATGAGGGTATGCGACATGTGAGTGTCCTTAGCTACCTCGATAGCACTGCCTACACTCGGCTCTGTCAAACAAAGACAAGTTGATATTGTCTGTTGCTCTTTAGACAAACTTTCAAAACCCACCTGTACAGACAGTTCATGGTAATGCTGTTGCGCAAAACATACGTCAGagtcagggtgtcggagcgaaccgaaaaccggaaccgaaaaccgaaaaaaaacgctattttggtgcgaaccagaacggaatcgaaaccgtatacgtttttttcgctcaggagggaaaccgaaaaatatatttaacggttttcggtccaagaaaaaacttcgccggtttggacaactgataggcgaatgaaacagacgtcgtgtgctctgaagtcatgtcatggatactatacgagggttacggttacggtggaatgtatgtcggtatactatgacccttaggctccctttgtaatggtttatcgttcgcgcacgcacacagacttcgaggtacacgtggctctctagcaatgtgccgtagtggtcgttttaatttgatccccgcaaactctcctcaactaaacagcgacccaagggggctgcataacggcttctttatcagtaatgtcgcgcaacgcgtcccttgttggagtgcagctaagttgaatacatttacttATCCGCGAgcgcaagcccgtgcgaagtggcagctcttttgtggacaggacacgaagaaaataaaactgagccgtcgagcgcgtttgtgagtgaaggtgttcctcgatttgcatCCTACTCGTGCgatggtgcttgctggctagacagacgttcggatgggacgcgatcgctccaatccagcaagaaagtactttacgtatgacatcacaacaaacaagtccgtttgtagcatgtgcttcaagaaaggagaaagcccatttgaacagacagtaacctacaggaaccaggagctaccaatttcacagctgtctattaatattaaataccatgtatgtggaataaacgggtttacattttgtagcattgattttttttgtggggatgaatattcccagcagaagcagAACCGGTatcggatcgtttatgatgtaaccggaacgaaaaccggaatgAAAaatgtttcggttcgacaccctggtcagAGTTCATTTTAGAGATAATACAGCATAGATGTgggcaagctggtggatgaactccaacAACACAAGCACCAGAACAAAACACTTACAACAAAAGCACTTCAGCCTACAGCAACCAGAAATCAATCACAGCTAAGGTAGATAACAAAAAAGTGTTACAGAAACGTTCAGGCAGTAGCGTAGTCAAAAAATATTTTCGGAAGGGTTCTATGGAAACCTTACGTGATTCCACCCTCAGCTACCTTTGCAAGGTATATTGGGATGGCTGGTACATGAGCTGTATATTGAGATGGAGATGAACAGGAAGACAAACACAATGAACTTGCACTGTCAACAGCCATTCCTCCCTCTTTCCCCTTTCACAACTGTGCTACCAAAGGTATGACTTGGGGTTAAACCCCCCCAAGAAAACGTGATCACCAGTGATCGACACTCTATGGACACAATAAGGGAACAGTTAAGCTTTCCCGTTCTGTCCACTGGTGCTTGTAGCCTCAGGTGTTATgcatagaccctgaagttttcgggttttatatttttccaaattgggggggggggggggggggtagaaatcgggtcaataaattgatgtcgaaaattcatgcaaattcgggcagaaaaattaccatcagactaaGTTCAGGGAGAAATtaggcattattgtagaataaacgttcactgtaccgtttatccagagtgccaggAGTAagggcagtcgcatattttgtgagaaactagtatgtcgatgccttgaggtatctagcctaggtgcagtcttgcaggtagaaatcgggtttaaccctagataggtgaacctcaattcggggtgcgaattcggggaaaaatcgggtttaaccctaaaacatcagggtctaatTACGCAGTAGTCATATCAGATGCTGCCTTTGCTTTGTGTCTGAACGCGTGAGTAAGTGACAGGATATGGGTATAAGGTGTGCGAGTTCTCTGTAGGGTTTTGTGGAAAGTGTCATATCAAATGGCTCTGCCACAATGTGGTGAGCTTCATTTGTATGCtatatttgtttgttttcagaTGGCAAAGGCAGTTGAAGGCCTCAACCAAAAAATTGTAGCGAAAGGACAAGAACTCAATGAGTACAGAGAGAAGCATAACATCCAAATCAAGGACGGGCCCAGCGGTCCCACGAGACCCCAGCCAACTGAGAAGTCCGGTTCTAAACCTGCAACTGGAGTGTTGGTTTGAACCTCGTGAACTTCAGGGCATTCTGTTTCATACCACATTATTTCGCTGTGAACtcttaacgaaaaaaaaaaagaacgttttGCAAAGAGTGTACTGAGACATTGTTCTGGTATAATGTACCGACACCACTTTGCGTGCAGGTGCGTGCTATGGATGTTTCCAAATTCTTTTCATCCCTTTAGCTAACTTATTATGTTCGGCGAAAACAGTGTCCCAGTAAAAACGTGGGTGCTTTTGGTTTTGTACCTCTGCCTGTTTATAAAATAAGATACACATAAAACAGTATCGTTAAATAGACCGTAACACCTGTGATGACACTGTGATACATGTGTCTCATTACATGATGTACACACTGTACTGCATGCCAGAgcgttaaaggagcaatgaggtgacatttaacgtcacTCAAAATCCTGCCTCGTTTGTCAaactgtccaccaggagtcaccatgcaaaatattttatgCTCTACGgcgcgttatagctgtgcaatcgaatttacaaaaaacggGCAGAGACTTAGCTGTATACGACCGACTCGGTTCTTGCGTGACTTATTGGATGCTTTGGgccttgtttttttgttttttcttcgcagcttgcGTGACGttaatcagaagaaaaaaaattggggggtCACCTCAGCgctcctttaaaaaaaaacggcgaTATACAAACCCTAGGACGCACATACACCTCAAGATCTGATGTTAGAGGTGCGAGAGCCAgtcgtttatccagaatcccaagcacagggggtgttgcaaaaaattggAGTGGGGGTCATCATTATTACAGTTATGTCACAAcagcttaaagggacggtctcgtaccccctgcccctttcataaagtgtaccattcaattgccctttgttgaaaatgaaatactgctaatttacccgacaaaacacgccacagttattaaataaccgaattaaattgctaaagattgcagagcatgccgcgatctgtgttggcaacaataagaacggctacgtcgccctgcgggtaagttcgtgataggatacagaaatcgtctgctttcgcGCGCGCgcagtgcatcggcgtgagcagacgactttcagaagttactgggcaccgcggcaactctcgcaCATTTTCTTTCGGTTCTCAGATGAAAAACGTGCACTCTaggtagtggcaagcatggtggttcagaacaactatgttaatccttaaatacaagttaaaagtcgcagaacaaccccatccacaatcacaaatctgaagtcgctggccatcggcgcgcggggtcgcattacagctccgaccaaaaatatattatgcgcgcttccattacactccccgttgtacgctgatcatgcttcgaaatgaagtgtcactgacgacgtacatggagaaggagtacgtgtttatttaaaagccgcattaaatactcgcggaaagaaaacacgtgacttagcttccacgtatccgattgtgcgccacattatgggagaccccacagtcaatgctggGACTACATTCTCTGCTCGCTGAGGtctatgcctgagtgtccccatttcgagagcaaaggggattactcaacccaaggtgcttctgcaagttacaattaccatgacaacgacgacgcacccgcaggccgacgtcatacgtgacgtatgcatgagagaagcgcagctttcgtcgtgtgctcttacggcacgtttggacaaattcctcgaaaacgacttggttattccgaatggaactttgacggttgtatatgtacagtactcgtgaaactagttttggctaagtttcagaatcgccccggctgtacgagaccgtccctttaacgttACTGAtgtgtgtctaaagctgaaatagcGAGGGCCCCCTTTGTAGGGGGCACGCCGGTAAAAAGTTAGGGGGATATTACAAGACGTTTGGTGTAGGTGTAGGGGGGGTCTGGAGAGCTATGGTGATTCTCATTGGTACATGTGAGTGCATGAGCTCTCTTGCACTGCCTCATTGGCAGAGATGCCTGCAGTGATGTCCGAGCCAAATGAGTTTGGGTACTCACGATGAGTGATTTAGCGAACCTTAatggagcactgaggtgacccccaaatttatttccttttttcggtgcagagtgttctccaacgaataaaatgagttcctgcgatgagcgtaggtgacctacagagcaaacgcgagggctctgttccgcacaccttcgAAAAATCCTTTTCCttgtgaaaagagcgcatcgcagaacgagaggacgtcgtgacatatggtactcccctcacgtgaccagtgacgtacagcggcacaggtAAAGCATGTATAAGCAGCGCATGAACTGTGATGAAAAAACGGGGAAACAAGGCACAGAGCCTTCACtacgtcacgagagcatcgtgttGACCGTCTGTGACTGCTTTCTCTGCttgttttttgtaaattcgattgcacagctataacgcaccgcagagtgaaaatattttgcgtggtgactcttggtggacagcttgacagacgaggcaggacttcgagccacgttaaatgtcacctcattagTTCGCTGCCGAAACCCGCTGGTTCGTGAGGTTCGACAAACTTTTGAATTTGAAACCAGAATCGCCGAGGTTTGCAGACAACCTTTCTAATGAAGAGTTGAAAATGCTGTGACCGATATAGCTCTTAAAACTGAAATGTCTGTTTGTCAAACATGACGAAACATTGGTTTGGGCTAGTCAGTAGAAGTTGACGATGAAACGAGCGCAGCAGGGAGAGGGTCTGAGAAATAACGACACTGCATATACGCTCACTAGCAGCTATGGAAAGTTGACTAAAAACAACAGTTCTTATAAACGCTACCACAGCCATACCACTGGAATGATTGCGAGAGGAAAAGACACAGGAAAAGAAGTGGTTGAATGTCGTGGCACAGTCATTTTCAGAATTGGTCATCTACGAGCTGCACACATTTCTTTGTTTTAGGATTGATAATCTTCCAGAATTGACGCTATAGAAAGTTTGCTTGGGGCTACGAACAAGCCTTTACATATTCTGGAGCGGCTTTTGTACATGTTGGCCAGGTGTGAAAATTGCTAGATCGGCAGTTGCCCGGCATAACTTGGGacgaagtgtcacaacccctttggCTCTTGAGGTAATTGCGCTTGGCACTGAAATATTATGCTTCCCTTCGGGAGGTTTTTCGAAAAGTTTGTGGAGCAGTATTACAGGATCTTTCATTtgacacacaaagaaaaagttACAGTAGAAGGTGGGCAAACGTGTCTGATtctgtgtagcgttgtgaagtgcGTGTTTTATTTTGGCTTCATTTGGTTATTAATGTCTGTCCATAAATATGCACAGTCAGGAGCAAACTAGTTGTACACACAACCACCaacaactttccagaaaccttgaTATTTTACAAATACTACAAAAAACATAAGCAAAcacaaatttttttttctcttgccCAGTGAACGGAGCGGAAGACATGGAACAAAAACACGTGGTATTTAAGTCGTGGTCTGATTTTGCCCTACTGATGAAGTAAGCTGAAATTTCAACACTGTTCACGCGCTGTCTAATGGCCCTGGTGGATGATGGCGGTCTTTGTACTAAGCATTGGACCAGTCAGCAGTcattctggtggtggtggtggtggggggggggggggcggttgcAGGTATGGTATCGTTTATTGACAACACCTGTAAGAACAACGGCCCAGGCACAATGAAAGAAGCGTCAGTCTTATTTCATTGCGCTTCAGCCATTTCTTCTCACACGTGTTGTCAACAAGTGATACCGTTCCCGCACCCGGCCATCCCCAAAATGACAATCGACCGGTCCAATGCAGTTTTCACTGTTCCCCGATAGTCGAGCCCTGATCGGAGTGAGGCCACAGTAACGGGAGCTTGATTAACAGTGGCCACGACAGTACGTCCCGTCTCTGGGAAGCAGTTTGCTTTTTGTCAAGATAACGCAACTAGGAAATGTTGTAACTTCCTACAGCGTCCGCTGCACAGTTACTCACGGGCGGGCAGGTAGTGGCAAGAGGTTACCTACAAGATTATCTCTATCGGCTTGTGACCAGCGATGCTGCGGGGGAACACATCGCACGAGTCTCCAGTCACCGTGGACTACGGGAAAGACATGGCAATAGCAAATCTATGGAGGTGAAACATCTGCTCGCCAAGAGGGTTCTCGGGACCCTCAGATGGTTGAACGTGAAGAACGGCTATGGATTCATTTGCCGAAATGACACCCACGAGGATATCTttgttcatcagacagccatcGCATCGCATTCGACGTCGTTGCTGGAGACAAGCGGCGCGGAACTGCCAACGTGACAGGTCCTGATGGACGTGCAAGGTAGTCGTATGCTCCAGGCCGGCGGGTTTCTAGAGGACGCAGGAATCTCTCAGCATCGAAACACTACAGGGAGAATGCGTCCTGGACACAGCAGTGCCTGTTCACGAGAAGGCACATGAACCACCCCAGGCCACCAGGCATTGGTGAAAGTAAAACAGCAACTAAAAGGGCCAGAAGGGGAATATGCACCTCAGGGGCTTTATTGCTTGCGACAACAAAAGTAAAACGCCGGCTTACGCGTATCGTAACCAACATGGCTGGGCTGACGTGAACTTACACGCGACCGTGAGGCCGCCACTATACACTTCGGTTGCGTTGCAGATGGGGACCTTCAGTAGGTGGTTGTCGAGGGGGAGTGTTGGACTGACGACAACGACAGCTGAAGTTAAAGCGGGTGCCTCTGCACCCGCACTCGCGCGCTTACACACGCCAggcatgtacaaaatactgcgcaaaagtacttaaaataagatactaaatactccacgtaaaaagtatttaaaatagattACGAAATACTCAAAAcaaatttgagtagagtactaagtactctaagaagtatttaagatactgtttaaagtactttagtattaaaagaaagtgaaacgcgtattctgaacgtggccgtacaaatgaaaggaataaacttcatctgcCATACTTAAGCATATTTTTTAATTGCAAGGTCTTgatgtcaagtaatgtttggtgaactttggtgaactcaaGTAAACTTTGGTGATATGCATACCCGAGACTGATGATGGTGATTTGGtgatatgtaaaaccccgagactagggaacacgaagggacagacacaacacgaagtctgttatgtctgatatgttctgacccaaaacttcgtaatccctcctgtatgtcagctCGGGTATTTCAACTTCCTGCGCGTGTTGAATGCTTTGGTGGCCAAGGAAATACATGTCGGGATTTTCTTTTACCTAATCCTctggggattcacctggcaatatgaataggaacagtTTTTTTGACGAAGGTGTCgcgctattgacaagcaaggccaagcgtgggaccagcctgTTGTACAGgtggataaatgacagattcgcgaattccctcctcccccccccccccaaaaaagggggagaagttccagtgagctgaaaatctggacacagTGAGTAAGTGTGCCGGATAgagcttgacgaggaaggaagttattttgagtactgagtagcaaatgcaaaaaaaaaaaagaattttaaatactttaaaaaatacttgtcgcaaaaagtattgagtagaataCCAAAATACCGGTTTTGTACAAAAAACAAGGGACGTACAAGTCTGTGTCGCACGCACACTGTTCTTGTTAGTAAAGAGCTATTCAGTCTTACAAGCAGTCGCTTCCGTTCATTGTTACCGCTCAACAGTTCGCATATTCCCATATGGCGGCATACAGTACCATTTGGAATCCTAGAAATTGCGCGCGTGTGGTCAGGGGCGGGTCCAGAAGCTTTCTGAGGGCGAGGGGTGGTCCAGTCCAGGACAGCATGCTGCATATACATTGCCTTAGATGACAAACTGTTGGGGCAAGACATCCGCACAGGACAGGCCGAAAATGCATCGAGAAAGAATATTCTGGGAGAATATTCTGAAATAATATGTGCATGGGGCACATATATGGGAAACAATATTTGCATGAGGATGTCACACATCCCACCAACGGAGTTTGAACCGGGGTTTCCCGGTTGAAGATCCTGCTCAAGTCTCCGTCTGTAAGTTTAAACATGGCGCTGGGAGATTCAGAGGCGTTTTGAAGCTAGAAGATGGC
It contains:
- the LOC135385789 gene encoding prefoldin subunit 2-like — protein: MAAESEKKPSKKEEIKRQAQEQNIIDGFNQLRQEQRSLTAKLIELEMDLNEHTLVADALQKVDGDRRCYRMIGDVLVERTVKEILPAVVSNKEKMAKAVEGLNQKIVAKGQELNEYREKHNIQIKDGPSGPTRPQPTEKSGSKPATGVLV